One Sander vitreus isolate 19-12246 chromosome 23, sanVit1, whole genome shotgun sequence DNA window includes the following coding sequences:
- the lrguk gene encoding uncharacterized protein lrguk isoform X1, whose product MKETTSQQFSSASPTYFPPGSLNDVPLAEASGCGELTLEENKDMEVKQVTLHKRSGEVKQHSKKDGVLTAEVVSSCMSNLGRVGTGLQHLYHHLSLPSHDLSDISVLCNYVHLQKLELPHNKIKDLSCVSHMPYLVILDASHNDISSFFGFQPPKNLKEVNLSHNRMTKMKDLSAYSSLSHLDLGYNCLSEISGLEQCCKLTHLSLAHNRISRISGLDSPVLLTHLCLRGNQLKRIEGLENLKSLQVLDLSLNRITSLSGLQNLHLLGSINLEKNLISEIQECKHIHDLFLLRDLNLQGNSVQEQPDYRLAVVFLLQHLTVLDQDKVTAEEKVTSVNKYDPPLDVLAARDHMTHLVYQLMQPQVLYDSSTMPSADSPYPMVVLTGPQGCGKRELAHRLCQEFSDYFAYGISHTTRAPYSREVHGVDYHFVNEEDFQNMLHMGKFIQTMQYGGHSYGLTRDAIEDVAREGLACCVHMELEGVFSLKNTYFEPRYILLIPIQVEKYMGHLKSHGLYTPAQIDMTKSRIELYANTNRQRLGFFDNVIPCDDWEEAYQTLRHVVKEYLLLEEEGENNRGSLDNTSTGNEPEEKPASPPLSRSGSGTLASHSATALDPSDPSYRNYFTKIHAELSPQKSPAELASIRRREQLLREAVVGKSPGVYSQLFKSSAQTAASSLQKPNTHLSEGNSNSDESRASSALTVPSSATGLSGSVELLDMSVQGHTLEALKGQTPEAHCPGTDQLAVAVSPSSDRRPGSDNKPILPPIPSGRKTPASPSPAFSPRPSPNTAVDAGGNVDREG is encoded by the exons ATGAAGGAAACAACGAGTCAACAGTTTTCCTCAGCCTCGCCTACCTACTTTCCCCCAGGGTCCCTCAATGACGTTCCTTTGGCAGAGGCTTCCGGCTGCGGTGAGCTAACgttagaagaaaacaaagacatgGAG GTAAAGCAGGTAACATTGCACAAGAGATCTGGGGAAGTAAAACAACACAGCAAG AAGGATGGTGTTTTAACTGCTGAGGTTGTCTCCAGCTGTATGTCCAACCTTGGACGAGTTGGCACTGGGCTGCAACATTTGTACCACCACCTGTCCCTGCCT agtcATGATCTCAGTGACATCTCTGTTTTATGCAATTATGTCCATCTTCAAAAGCTGGAACTGCCACACAACAAAATTAAAG ATTTATCCTGTGTGAGCCACATGCCCTACCTCGTCATCCTAGACGCTTCTCACAATGACATCTCCAGCTTCTTTGGATTCCAGCCACCCAAGAACCTAAAA gagGTCAATTTATCCCACAACCGTATGACAAAAATGAAGGATTTGTCAGCCTATTCATCTCTTAGTCATTTGGATCTGGGCT ACAACTGTCTCAGTGAGATCAGTGGTCTTGAGCAATGTTGCAAGCTCACCCATCTCAGCCTGGCACACAACAGGATCTCTAGGATCAGCGGCCTGGACAGTCCTGTGCTTCTCACACACCTTTGCCTT AGGGGGAACCAGCTGAAGAGGATTGAAGGGTTGGAGAATCTGAAGAGTCTGCAGGTTCTTGACTTGTCTCTGAACCGCATAACCAGTCTTTCTGGCCTCCAGAATCTCCACCTACTGGGCTCCATAAATCTGGAGAAAAACCTG ATCAGTGAAATTCAGGAGTGCAAACACATTCATGATCTGTTCCTGTTGAGGGACCTGAACCTGCAGGGAAACTCTGTACAG GAGCAACCTGATTACAGACTCGCAGTTGTCTTCCTCCTGCAACATCTGACTGTGCTGGACCAAGATAAAGTCACTGCAGAAGAAAAG GTGACATCAGTAAACAAGTATGACCCTCCTTTGGATGTGTTGGCAGCCAGGGATCATATGACCCACCTGGTGTATCAGCTGATGCAGCCTCAGGTGCTCTATGACAG CAGTACTATGCCCAGTGCAGACTCTCCATATCCTATGGTGGTTCTGACCGGTCCACAAGGCTGTGGGAAGAGGGAGCTGGCTCACAGGCTGTGTCAGGAGTTCAGCGACTACTTTGCTTACGG aaTCTCTCACACCACTAGGGCGCCCTACTCCAGAGAGGTGCATGGAGTTGATTACCATTTCGTCAATGAGGAAGATTTTCAGAACATGCTTCAcatg GGTAAGTTTATCCAGACCATGCAGTACGGGGGTCACAGCTACGGTCTGACCAGAGATGCCATAGAGGATGTAGCCAGAGAAGGACTAGCCTGCTGTGTGCATATGGAGCTAGAG GGTGTGTTCAGTCTGAAGAACACCTACTTTGAGCCTCGATACATCCTGCTCATCCCCATCCAGGTAGAGAAGTACATGGGCCACCTGAAAAGCCATGGTCTCTATACCCCAGCACAGATCGACATGACAAAGTCACGTATAGAGCTCTACGCCAATACCAACAGGCAACGACTTGGATTCTTCGATAATGTTATTCCCTGTG ATGACTGGGAAGAAGCCTATCAGACACTGAGGCATGTAGTTAAGGAGTACCTGTTGctagaggaagaaggagaaaacAACAGAGGATCCCTTGACAACACCTCCactg GAAACGAGCCAGAGGAGAAGCCAGCGTCACCACCCCTGTCGAGGTCAGGATCCGGCACACTGGCATCACACTCTGCCACAGCTCTTGACCCCTCAGATCCTTCCTACAGAAACTATTTTACCAAGATTCATGCAGAGCTCAGCCCTCAGAAGAGCCCCGCC GAGCTAGCTTCCATCAGGAGGCGTGAGCAGCTGCTGAGAGAGGCAGTAGTGGGGAAGAGTCCAGGGGTCTACAGCCAGCTCTTCAAAAG CTCTGCTCAAACAGCAGCATCATCACTGCAGAAACCTAATACCCATTTAAGTGAGGGCAACAg CAACTCGGACGAGTCTCGCGCCAGTTCAGCGCTGACTGTGCCCAGTTCAGCCACGGGCTTGTCTGGTTCAGTGGAGCTGCTTGATATGTCTGTGCAGGGACACACTTTGGAAGCACTCaaag
- the lrguk gene encoding uncharacterized protein lrguk isoform X3, producing the protein MKETTSQQFSSASPTYFPPGSLNDVPLAEASGCGELTLEENKDMEKDGVLTAEVVSSCMSNLGRVGTGLQHLYHHLSLPSHDLSDISVLCNYVHLQKLELPHNKIKDLSCVSHMPYLVILDASHNDISSFFGFQPPKNLKEVNLSHNRMTKMKDLSAYSSLSHLDLGYNCLSEISGLEQCCKLTHLSLAHNRISRISGLDSPVLLTHLCLRGNQLKRIEGLENLKSLQVLDLSLNRITSLSGLQNLHLLGSINLEKNLISEIQECKHIHDLFLLRDLNLQGNSVQEQPDYRLAVVFLLQHLTVLDQDKVTAEEKVTSVNKYDPPLDVLAARDHMTHLVYQLMQPQVLYDSSTMPSADSPYPMVVLTGPQGCGKRELAHRLCQEFSDYFAYGISHTTRAPYSREVHGVDYHFVNEEDFQNMLHMGKFIQTMQYGGHSYGLTRDAIEDVAREGLACCVHMELEGVFSLKNTYFEPRYILLIPIQVEKYMGHLKSHGLYTPAQIDMTKSRIELYANTNRQRLGFFDNVIPCDDWEEAYQTLRHVVKEYLLLEEEGENNRGSLDNTSTGNEPEEKPASPPLSRSGSGTLASHSATALDPSDPSYRNYFTKIHAELSPQKSPAELASIRRREQLLREAVVGKSPGVYSQLFKSSAQTAASSLQKPNTHLSEGNSNSDESRASSALTVPSSATGLSGSVELLDMSVQGHTLEALKGQTPEAHCPGTDQLAVAVSPSSDRRPGSDNKPILPPIPSGRKTPASPSPAFSPRPSPNTAVDAGGNVDREG; encoded by the exons ATGAAGGAAACAACGAGTCAACAGTTTTCCTCAGCCTCGCCTACCTACTTTCCCCCAGGGTCCCTCAATGACGTTCCTTTGGCAGAGGCTTCCGGCTGCGGTGAGCTAACgttagaagaaaacaaagacatgGAG AAGGATGGTGTTTTAACTGCTGAGGTTGTCTCCAGCTGTATGTCCAACCTTGGACGAGTTGGCACTGGGCTGCAACATTTGTACCACCACCTGTCCCTGCCT agtcATGATCTCAGTGACATCTCTGTTTTATGCAATTATGTCCATCTTCAAAAGCTGGAACTGCCACACAACAAAATTAAAG ATTTATCCTGTGTGAGCCACATGCCCTACCTCGTCATCCTAGACGCTTCTCACAATGACATCTCCAGCTTCTTTGGATTCCAGCCACCCAAGAACCTAAAA gagGTCAATTTATCCCACAACCGTATGACAAAAATGAAGGATTTGTCAGCCTATTCATCTCTTAGTCATTTGGATCTGGGCT ACAACTGTCTCAGTGAGATCAGTGGTCTTGAGCAATGTTGCAAGCTCACCCATCTCAGCCTGGCACACAACAGGATCTCTAGGATCAGCGGCCTGGACAGTCCTGTGCTTCTCACACACCTTTGCCTT AGGGGGAACCAGCTGAAGAGGATTGAAGGGTTGGAGAATCTGAAGAGTCTGCAGGTTCTTGACTTGTCTCTGAACCGCATAACCAGTCTTTCTGGCCTCCAGAATCTCCACCTACTGGGCTCCATAAATCTGGAGAAAAACCTG ATCAGTGAAATTCAGGAGTGCAAACACATTCATGATCTGTTCCTGTTGAGGGACCTGAACCTGCAGGGAAACTCTGTACAG GAGCAACCTGATTACAGACTCGCAGTTGTCTTCCTCCTGCAACATCTGACTGTGCTGGACCAAGATAAAGTCACTGCAGAAGAAAAG GTGACATCAGTAAACAAGTATGACCCTCCTTTGGATGTGTTGGCAGCCAGGGATCATATGACCCACCTGGTGTATCAGCTGATGCAGCCTCAGGTGCTCTATGACAG CAGTACTATGCCCAGTGCAGACTCTCCATATCCTATGGTGGTTCTGACCGGTCCACAAGGCTGTGGGAAGAGGGAGCTGGCTCACAGGCTGTGTCAGGAGTTCAGCGACTACTTTGCTTACGG aaTCTCTCACACCACTAGGGCGCCCTACTCCAGAGAGGTGCATGGAGTTGATTACCATTTCGTCAATGAGGAAGATTTTCAGAACATGCTTCAcatg GGTAAGTTTATCCAGACCATGCAGTACGGGGGTCACAGCTACGGTCTGACCAGAGATGCCATAGAGGATGTAGCCAGAGAAGGACTAGCCTGCTGTGTGCATATGGAGCTAGAG GGTGTGTTCAGTCTGAAGAACACCTACTTTGAGCCTCGATACATCCTGCTCATCCCCATCCAGGTAGAGAAGTACATGGGCCACCTGAAAAGCCATGGTCTCTATACCCCAGCACAGATCGACATGACAAAGTCACGTATAGAGCTCTACGCCAATACCAACAGGCAACGACTTGGATTCTTCGATAATGTTATTCCCTGTG ATGACTGGGAAGAAGCCTATCAGACACTGAGGCATGTAGTTAAGGAGTACCTGTTGctagaggaagaaggagaaaacAACAGAGGATCCCTTGACAACACCTCCactg GAAACGAGCCAGAGGAGAAGCCAGCGTCACCACCCCTGTCGAGGTCAGGATCCGGCACACTGGCATCACACTCTGCCACAGCTCTTGACCCCTCAGATCCTTCCTACAGAAACTATTTTACCAAGATTCATGCAGAGCTCAGCCCTCAGAAGAGCCCCGCC GAGCTAGCTTCCATCAGGAGGCGTGAGCAGCTGCTGAGAGAGGCAGTAGTGGGGAAGAGTCCAGGGGTCTACAGCCAGCTCTTCAAAAG CTCTGCTCAAACAGCAGCATCATCACTGCAGAAACCTAATACCCATTTAAGTGAGGGCAACAg CAACTCGGACGAGTCTCGCGCCAGTTCAGCGCTGACTGTGCCCAGTTCAGCCACGGGCTTGTCTGGTTCAGTGGAGCTGCTTGATATGTCTGTGCAGGGACACACTTTGGAAGCACTCaaag
- the lrguk gene encoding uncharacterized protein lrguk isoform X2 — MKETTSQQFSSASPTYFPPGSLNDVPLAEASGCGELTLEENKDMEVKQVTLHKRSGEVKQHSKKDGVLTAEVVSSCMSNLGRVGTGLQHLYHHLSLPSHDLSDISVLCNYVHLQKLELPHNKIKDLSCVSHMPYLVILDASHNDISSFFGFQPPKNLKEVNLSHNRMTKMKDLSAYSSLSHLDLGYNCLSEISGLEQCCKLTHLSLAHNRISRISGLDSPVLLTHLCLRGNQLKRIEGLENLKSLQVLDLSLNRITSLSGLQNLHLLGSINLEKNLISEIQECKHIHDLFLLRDLNLQGNSVQEQPDYRLAVVFLLQHLTVLDQDKVTAEEKVTSVNKYDPPLDVLAARDHMTHLVYQLMQPQVLYDSTMPSADSPYPMVVLTGPQGCGKRELAHRLCQEFSDYFAYGISHTTRAPYSREVHGVDYHFVNEEDFQNMLHMGKFIQTMQYGGHSYGLTRDAIEDVAREGLACCVHMELEGVFSLKNTYFEPRYILLIPIQVEKYMGHLKSHGLYTPAQIDMTKSRIELYANTNRQRLGFFDNVIPCDDWEEAYQTLRHVVKEYLLLEEEGENNRGSLDNTSTGNEPEEKPASPPLSRSGSGTLASHSATALDPSDPSYRNYFTKIHAELSPQKSPAELASIRRREQLLREAVVGKSPGVYSQLFKSSAQTAASSLQKPNTHLSEGNSNSDESRASSALTVPSSATGLSGSVELLDMSVQGHTLEALKGQTPEAHCPGTDQLAVAVSPSSDRRPGSDNKPILPPIPSGRKTPASPSPAFSPRPSPNTAVDAGGNVDREG, encoded by the exons ATGAAGGAAACAACGAGTCAACAGTTTTCCTCAGCCTCGCCTACCTACTTTCCCCCAGGGTCCCTCAATGACGTTCCTTTGGCAGAGGCTTCCGGCTGCGGTGAGCTAACgttagaagaaaacaaagacatgGAG GTAAAGCAGGTAACATTGCACAAGAGATCTGGGGAAGTAAAACAACACAGCAAG AAGGATGGTGTTTTAACTGCTGAGGTTGTCTCCAGCTGTATGTCCAACCTTGGACGAGTTGGCACTGGGCTGCAACATTTGTACCACCACCTGTCCCTGCCT agtcATGATCTCAGTGACATCTCTGTTTTATGCAATTATGTCCATCTTCAAAAGCTGGAACTGCCACACAACAAAATTAAAG ATTTATCCTGTGTGAGCCACATGCCCTACCTCGTCATCCTAGACGCTTCTCACAATGACATCTCCAGCTTCTTTGGATTCCAGCCACCCAAGAACCTAAAA gagGTCAATTTATCCCACAACCGTATGACAAAAATGAAGGATTTGTCAGCCTATTCATCTCTTAGTCATTTGGATCTGGGCT ACAACTGTCTCAGTGAGATCAGTGGTCTTGAGCAATGTTGCAAGCTCACCCATCTCAGCCTGGCACACAACAGGATCTCTAGGATCAGCGGCCTGGACAGTCCTGTGCTTCTCACACACCTTTGCCTT AGGGGGAACCAGCTGAAGAGGATTGAAGGGTTGGAGAATCTGAAGAGTCTGCAGGTTCTTGACTTGTCTCTGAACCGCATAACCAGTCTTTCTGGCCTCCAGAATCTCCACCTACTGGGCTCCATAAATCTGGAGAAAAACCTG ATCAGTGAAATTCAGGAGTGCAAACACATTCATGATCTGTTCCTGTTGAGGGACCTGAACCTGCAGGGAAACTCTGTACAG GAGCAACCTGATTACAGACTCGCAGTTGTCTTCCTCCTGCAACATCTGACTGTGCTGGACCAAGATAAAGTCACTGCAGAAGAAAAG GTGACATCAGTAAACAAGTATGACCCTCCTTTGGATGTGTTGGCAGCCAGGGATCATATGACCCACCTGGTGTATCAGCTGATGCAGCCTCAGGTGCTCTATGACAG TACTATGCCCAGTGCAGACTCTCCATATCCTATGGTGGTTCTGACCGGTCCACAAGGCTGTGGGAAGAGGGAGCTGGCTCACAGGCTGTGTCAGGAGTTCAGCGACTACTTTGCTTACGG aaTCTCTCACACCACTAGGGCGCCCTACTCCAGAGAGGTGCATGGAGTTGATTACCATTTCGTCAATGAGGAAGATTTTCAGAACATGCTTCAcatg GGTAAGTTTATCCAGACCATGCAGTACGGGGGTCACAGCTACGGTCTGACCAGAGATGCCATAGAGGATGTAGCCAGAGAAGGACTAGCCTGCTGTGTGCATATGGAGCTAGAG GGTGTGTTCAGTCTGAAGAACACCTACTTTGAGCCTCGATACATCCTGCTCATCCCCATCCAGGTAGAGAAGTACATGGGCCACCTGAAAAGCCATGGTCTCTATACCCCAGCACAGATCGACATGACAAAGTCACGTATAGAGCTCTACGCCAATACCAACAGGCAACGACTTGGATTCTTCGATAATGTTATTCCCTGTG ATGACTGGGAAGAAGCCTATCAGACACTGAGGCATGTAGTTAAGGAGTACCTGTTGctagaggaagaaggagaaaacAACAGAGGATCCCTTGACAACACCTCCactg GAAACGAGCCAGAGGAGAAGCCAGCGTCACCACCCCTGTCGAGGTCAGGATCCGGCACACTGGCATCACACTCTGCCACAGCTCTTGACCCCTCAGATCCTTCCTACAGAAACTATTTTACCAAGATTCATGCAGAGCTCAGCCCTCAGAAGAGCCCCGCC GAGCTAGCTTCCATCAGGAGGCGTGAGCAGCTGCTGAGAGAGGCAGTAGTGGGGAAGAGTCCAGGGGTCTACAGCCAGCTCTTCAAAAG CTCTGCTCAAACAGCAGCATCATCACTGCAGAAACCTAATACCCATTTAAGTGAGGGCAACAg CAACTCGGACGAGTCTCGCGCCAGTTCAGCGCTGACTGTGCCCAGTTCAGCCACGGGCTTGTCTGGTTCAGTGGAGCTGCTTGATATGTCTGTGCAGGGACACACTTTGGAAGCACTCaaag